tgccacctacAATGGACAGGCCTGACGAGGGTCTCAGAAATTTAAGGGAGGGAGAttatgataccccatatgataagaataaaggtaggtggtgaatgagatctAACATTTCTTGGGAAGGAagagtttttgctctttataaggtttcaatGGAGCTCCAatggagtataggtcatgtgcTTTGGGTCCTCCATTGGGGCATTACTAACTCGGTCtcaaatgtgcttccaagtgtagaagtgtcaagttgtattaaggataagtccaggatcgtattccatagggaaaaaggattatcaaagcatttgtgaaattttgttgtaaaaaaatgtattgactatgagagatgaaaaaaataaaatgaaatgcaatGTGAGGAATCTTGAAgaagaattaagaaaaaaaaaaggtatgaaTTTAATTTCCACAAAAATTAAGTCAAAGCTAGAATTAaagtttctattaaaaaaagacaaattaacaaacacttgggttgggtatgggACTATCTTTGTTTTGGTTCCtaaataattttctcgattaataATCCAATCAAGTCATTGATAAATGGAAGAcaaaaagttatgctcaagttttgcaatatttcccTACGGGATTCACAACCTTACTAACCAAACACACATTAATAGTCAattgagagaggccttgataattttcatgtttttgttgtgccttatgtCAACGTCAACAATAAATCAAGAGCAAGAGcggcaatctattttcaattcgaATACAACTAGTTACAagtgaaatcaatatttttaaacaaaatattgcattaaactagaccCTGAACCAAAtcaagtctcattccacaacccaagcttcatAAATTAGCTATGTATGGTATTtctagcaacaaaaattaatctaaattgagccatgataaaatctaagagaaaatACCCAAATGGAATCTCAAAGTTGTTTCCGAAAAAAATGGTCAGGAAATTGAAACACATGAAACGTTGCCCGCATGCCGTAGTATAGGAAAATAAAGACTAAACCAAGTGTAAAATGAAGCTTCCCAGACGaacggaaaactcaaatcgtcCACTCCCATGAAGAAGCCGCAACTCAGAATAATAGAAAACCGAATGAAAAAAAGTCCAAGGAAAATTGAATGAAAACGAAAATGAACAACGCCGTCTCAATGTAAAATAGAACTGAAAGAAactgaaaggaaatgaaaaactCACACTACCCCTAACACGAAAAACTGTCCACCAACGAAAATGGAAAATCGCTGTCCAAGTGAAgccaaaataaaaccaaaaaaaaaaaaaaaaaattacaacgaAACAAACGCCCAACGcacgaaaaagaaaactaaaacacCAAGAAGATCAACAAACAGAATGAAAAGCTCtacctaaaaacaaaaataaaagcaagaagaaaaaaatgcaaaaatgaaGCCGCCGCGCAAAAAGTAAAACTGTGgaaaaaatgaagagagagccatccaatttttttctttccattttataTTTCTCTCTCTGAAAAACTCCTTCAGTCCATTCTGTGTGTCTCTCCCTCTTCAAGCTTCTTCTATTCTAGCCTGCTGCACGGCCAGCCAATAGCTCCTCCAGCCCATCGGTGTGTTCTCTGTTTTGACCATAACTTGCATTTCATGCCAACAACATCTCAAATGTTCATGCCGTAGCCTTCCAGCCCATCCCCTTTTCAGCATGCAATAGTTGTTCTCATTCATTTTGTATTCAGTTAAGATTTCCAAGAATGCCCTTTGTTGCAATGTCTCTCTATTCTCAAAGGGATGTCAGCAGCTCATGTAtttctttctaaaaaataaatgctCTGCAACATATAGGCATGATATGAGAGGAGTAAAATTGGAGTATTTATTCTGATGTGGAAAaactgcattataaatctttttaagtgcaaaaatatcagaatttatcaattgactcaaatatcataatttaatgcataattaagtgcttaaatcatttttggtttaacaatttattcactaaaaTTCTATCACTTGACATTTTTACCCTtttgctctgctagggtttttACGTTCTCTTTTGCATGGCTGCTGTGAGGGGCATTGATGGCCCCATGACGGTGGCCAATTCTTGTTCATTTGCAGACTTGATATCTGCCGTCCCTCACCCGATTCTTGATGTGAATCTGGCACCAAGGGCTCCTAAACCATGGATGGAGAAGTGTATTTTCTGTTTTCAAAGGAGGAGATCGTGAAGTTTGCAGAACCTTTTAGGTTCTCGTTGGTGCTGAAGTTCCTTAGGCAGAGACCATCATTGGATGCTAttcaaattttcattaaaaacataTGGGGATTATCTGGTATTGCTGTGGTTTCAACCATGAGAAAGCCATGCAATGTGTTTGTCCGATTAACATCGGAGGAGGATTTCAATAAGGCTTTCTCTAGGGAAGTTTGTGACATAAACGGTGTGGCTTATCATCCGTTTCACTGGACCCATGAGATTTCTGAAGAGGAGGAGCCTTCAGTGGTTCCAGTTTGGATCTTTCTCCCAGGTTTGGCTCTGAATTTTTATCGCCCATCTATCTTGAAAAGCCTTACGTCGCCTATTGGAAAATTCATTTGGAGTGATAATTCTACGAGGTGTGCCACTAGAACAGACAGTGCAAGGGTATGCTTAGAGGTTGATGTTGCTAAATCCCCTCTATTATCGTTTTGGATTGGTGCGCCCTCTTGTCCTGCAAGTCGGTTGCAGGAGGTAGTGTATGAAACAATGCTGGCATTTTGCACTAAATGTAAATTACAGGGCCATAATTTGAAGACTTGCAAGAAGGGTGTCTTAAGGAAGGACAAAGAGAAACAAAAGGTTCGGCTTGAATATAAGATTGTGCCAATTGAAAGATTCGGAGCCTTCGGGTTTGAATGTAGCAGTACAAGAAGTGGTTGATCAGGGTACTTCAGATGCATTGGTGTTGGATAGTGTTGAGCATATAGTTGATACGGAAGGTGAGAAAGTCGAAAATTTACAGTTGGTGGAGTTGCAGGGACACGGTCCTGGAGATAAGGCCAAGGATGTCAATGCAGAGGTAGTATGCTCTGTTTCTAAGGAGATGGTGCCAGTGAATTCTGAGGTGGTGGAAGTGCCATGTTCTGATTCTGTGGAGGTGGTTTCGAGAGCAGTGGAGTGTAGTGGGATGTCTAAAGAGTCTCCAATAGTGTGCGCAAAGGTGGAATGTATGGAAGCATGTATGGAAGCACGTATGGGTAATGAGGAGGGTGACTCTGTTCCTATGGAGGTGAACGTTCAGTGTTTCAAAGAAGTGCCGGGGCTTATTCTTGTGGATGTGTCTCAGGATGCTCTTGTTTCCATCGTGGTAGATCATGCAGAAAAGGTACGTGATGGTCTGTTTGTTGAGCTAGTTGCTGAGCAAGGGTTGACAGGGGTTAGTAGTGATCAATTGGCTAGTCTTTCGGATCCTGAGATGGgggatggaaaaatagttttgaAGAAAGATGTCTATTCTGATTCGGATATAAGGGATGCAATGAAAGCAAAGGTTGAGGATGTTCACAAGAAAATTCGTAGCAGTAAATGAGTAATTACCTGTGCTTCTAAATTGAATATATGATTAGTCCGATATTGTATTGGAATGTTAGAGGGGTGAAATCTTCTAATAGCAGgttgaaaaagattatgaaaGTTTATAAGCCGAAGATGTTTGTGATAGCGGAACCTTTTTTACGTGATGAACAATTGgatgatgttaaaaaaatgcttGGTTTTAATTATGGGTTTTCAAATGGTGTGTGGAACGGTAAATTGTGGATATTGTGGATGAATGATGTTAATGTAAGCATGGTTAGTTGTGGAACTCAGCAAATTTTTGTTCTTGTGGCTGTTGGTGTGATGAAGtgtaaaatttcttttgtgTATGCTAAATGTTTATATGAGCAACGGCGGGTGTTGTGGGAAGAACTTGCCAGGGAGAGCAATTCAAATGATCCTTGGTTAGTAACaggggattttaatattatagcaAATGATGGGGAGAGACGTGGTGGTAGGCCACGACCTGTGGTGGCTATGGAGGAGTTTAATTTTTGGATACATAATTGTGGATTAATGGAATTAAAATTCTTGGGTAAGAGTTTGTCATGGTGTAATGGGCATGCTAGTAATACACGGAGTTGGGCTCGTTTGGATCGTTCCTTGGTAGATCAAAATGTTTTTGATGCTTTTTCGGATTCAGTTATGAGATATTTGCCTAGTACGGCATCATATCATGCTCCTATGGTCATTTCGTTGGTGAAGAATGTTGAAGTCTATGGGCCATCGCCATTCCGttttcagcaaatgtgggtggATTATGTTGATTCTGCTAGATGTGTTCGTGAGGCTTGGGATCAAACTGATGTTGGTGGTGCTCTTATGAAACTGGTGGCAAAACTAAAAAGGGTGAGAGTAGCTTTAAAAGGATGGAATAAGGTAGTTTTTGGGGGGACGAGTGGGCACATTTAGGAGTTGGAGGATCGAATAGAGAGGTTGGAAGAGCAGTTGCAAGTGAGGTATGAAGAAGAAGTGGTGCTTGACCTGTTGGCTTCAAAGATGGAATTGGATACCTGGACTCATCGTGAAGAAATTCGGTTGGCTCAGTGTGCTAAAGTTAGATGGTGGAATCATGGTGATAAAAATTCCTGGTATTTTCATGCTATTCTCAATAAAAGGAAGCAAGTAAGGATTATGGAGATGAGTCTTACAAATGGTACTATGTTAAAGACACCACAAGAAATTCATGATGGTGCCGTGAAATATTTCATGGATTTTTTGGGACAGTCTACTAGTGTAGTACTTTCGGATTTGGGGGAGTTAGTGTCTAATGTGATTTCGGATGAGGATAATTTGAGGCTTTGTTCTTTGCCTACAAAAGAAGAGGTGAAACAAGTAGTCTTCAGTATTCCTATAGAGAGTAGCCCAGGCCCGGATGGATTTGGTTCTGGTTTCTATCGtgcttgttgggatattgtgtGTGTGGAGGTGGTGGAGGCAATAAGGAATTTTTTTAAGGGAGTTCCTCTTCGCAGATTCTATATTGCTTCTTTTGTCGTGCTTATTCCAAAAATGTCTCAGCCGATGGGATTTGATAAGTTCCGTCCTATCAGTTTATGTTCCGTTTTTTACAAAATGTGCACTAAGGTTTTGGTGGCAAGGCTTGCCCCTTTATTGCCTGCTTTGATCTCCTCTAAATAGTGTGCATTTATTCAAGGTAGAAGTATTTTCGATAATATCAGTCTCACGCAAGAGATGGTGCATTCTCTTAACAAAAAGGCTTTGGGTggtaatgttattttgaaacttgatatggccaaggcttatgatagagtggagtgggaGTTTCTTTTACATGTGTTGGCAGGCTTTGGTTTTTCTCCTTCTGTTAATGCTCAGATTAAAAATTGTATTGCTTCCCCTTGGTATTCAGTCATGATGAATGGTACATCTCGAGGTTTCTTTCAAGGAGGTCATGGTTTGCGACAGGGGGATCCATTATCTCCATatccttttattattatggaggaAGTTCTTCCTCGATTactaaagaagaattttttgtGTGGCAATATTAAGAGTTTCTCGTATCCGAGAGGTGCGCCTCttgtttctcaccttttttatgtagatgatgtagttatttttgctaatggaAAGAAAAAGTCGATGTGAGCATTGATGAAGGTTATTGAGACTTATGAGTATTGGTTTGGGCAGCGAGTGAGCAAGGAGAAAACGACCATATATTTTGCTAAGCAATTCTCTGTAGTGTGGAAGAGGGATCTTATCAATATCACTGGTTTTATAGAAGGtaattttccttttacttaTCTTGGTGCACCGATTGTTAATGGGAGGCTTACTAATCTACATTTAGATCCTATTCTTAATCGGGTGAGGAATAAGCTTGGGGGGTGGAAATTAAAGTGTCTCTCTGTTGGGGGAAAATTGATTTTGTTGAAGAATGTTTTATCTAGTATGCCTATACATATTATGTCTATCCTTCAATTGCCAAAAGGgattttgaaaattctaaaCAGGCTTCTTAGTTCATTTTTTTGGGGTGAAAAGGATggtaaggaaaaaaagaaatgggtaGGATGGAAGTCAATGTGTAAGCCGACTGAAGAGGGGGGGAATTGGCCTTCGTGATTTTGATGACGTTCAGACTTCTCTACACATGAAATTTGCATGGAAAATTATGACTGGGAGTGATCTTTGGTCATAATtttttcatgctaaatatgttggggATGACCATGTCTCTTTAATAGACCCCAAAAAGGGttcaagattttggaaaatggtggttAAATGTATTCCAGCGGTGTTAGAAAATTCGAAATGGAGAGTCCAGGATGggaatatttctttttggtgGGATAACTGGTTAAATGAAGGTCCTCTTGCTAATTCTTATCCAGTGATTGATGTGCCAAAGATGATGTTGGCTGACGTTAAAGTTGAAAATGGTTGGGATATTGAAGTATTGGAAAGACTAGTGGGAACACAAAAAACAGAGGAGATTTGTAGTTTCTTGGGTGCTCACAAAGATGGACAGGATTTACTTGTTTGGATTCATAATAAAGATGGCTGTTTTACTACTAAAAGTACATGGCAGTGTGTTCAGGTTAATTCACCAACGGTGCCTTGGGCTAAGTGGGTATGGCACAAAGCTCTACCGAAACAAATTTCTGTTTTAATGTGGAAGGCTTTTCATAACAGTTTAAGTGTTGATGATAGATTGAGGAGAGTGGGTATACCTATTACTTCCAAGTGTAATTGTTGTGACCAAGGAGGCTATGAATATTTAAATCACATTCTTGCTGCAGGTGATGTGGCTTCTGGGATTTGGAAGAGGTTTTCTCTTATCTTGGGAATTCCTTATGATCCAAATAAACGTTGGTTTGAATTGGTGTTAATGTGGCTTAGACGGGCGTCTACCAAATCCCAGATGGGTAATATTTTGGGCCTTATTCcttctattattatttggaaGTTGTGGCAATGCAGGTGTAAGGCAAGGATGGAAGGTAAATCCATATCGACAGAAGAGATTTGGAGGTCTATTTGTGTGTGGCTAGGAAAGTGCAATATTCCTTaacaaaagttacaaagatTGGTTTTGCTGATGAGGAGAGATTGAGGGATTTGAACATACCGGTTTTACATATTAAAAAGGTGCAGGCTAAATTGGTTTGTTGGGAAAAGCCTAAAAATGGAAGATTTAAATTGAATATAGATAGTTGTGGCCTTGGTAATCCAGGAAGTTTAGGTGCGGGGGGTATAATTCAGGATTTGCATGGCAATATGGTGCTGTCCTTTTCGTGCTATCTTGGGGTGGGCTCTAATAATCATGCTGAATTGAAAGCATTGTTAATAGGGTTGAAATATTGTCGAGCGTTAGGTCTACATTAGGTGGACATTGAGTCTGATTCCTTGATTTGTGTATCTTGGGTTCAGAAGAAGCATTGTGGAGTTTGGTATTTggaagatttttgggaggaggCTATGAGACTGTACGAAAGTGGGGATTTTGTTATTAAGCATGTTTATAGAGAAGGAAATGCACCGGCTGATTTTTTAGCTAAAATAGGAGCTCAAGGttcaaccttggttttgcaatctttgttacATGTTCCAAAATTTCTAGAAGGTTTGATTCGCATGGATAAATTGTCCTTGCCTTATGTTAGAGGTAATTAAGTTGATTAGAGGTCATTAAGTTGTTCTTTTATTGCTTAAAGGTTTGTTCTTGTTTGTGGGGAGATTTCTTTTAAGGCATGTAATTTTTCTATCTTTCTTGGTTCTTATGTAATTTTGGTATTCCTTCGCTGTAAGTGAGAGTATTTCTTAATAAATCTGGAAAGGGGTCACTCCTGGACATGTGGCCCtaactcttcttaaaaaaaaagaagtaactTAATCATACAATTTTAGCActtcatcacacccccaactagctttttgctagactctaggtaaaaaagtgaatgaattcatgcaaaggtaaaattaccaactacaatttcagaaaatctTAGAATCACATGCCaagaaatagacttgttgagtttaagaacactagAGATagattaatttgaatttttgtatCAACTGGGAGATTTATACACCATTTCGTTAATCAACCAAAGGAATTAAATGTAACAAAGTTTGCTTTCCTTCAAGTGCATGGGAATAAGGTTAGAATTCCATGATCGACTATCAAGaggcattaacagtttcaatcataGCAACTAATCTAAGAAAATCACATGGtattactctaattcaaaagcattgtagtggcggcttttaTACTATTACACTTTAAAGGGCACctacttttttatttagtaagGACTCTGGTAATAGGCAGCTTTTTTCAATACACAAATGTAAatcatatatgatttttttttttaatttctatttctatttttttttcttttttctttttgattcctTGCTTGTCC
This is a stretch of genomic DNA from Carya illinoinensis cultivar Pawnee chromosome 15, C.illinoinensisPawnee_v1, whole genome shotgun sequence. It encodes these proteins:
- the LOC122296772 gene encoding uncharacterized protein LOC122296772 — protein: MFVIAEPFLRDEQLDDVKKMLGFNYGFSNGVWNGKLWILWMNDVNVSMVSCGTQQIFVLVAVGVMKCKISFVYAKCLYEQRRVLWEELARESNSNDPWLVTGDFNIIANDGERRGGRPRPVVAMEEFNFWIHNCGLMELKFLGKSLSWCNGHASNTRSWARLDRSLVDQNVFDAFSDSVMRYLPSTASYHAPMVISLVKNVEVYGPSPFRFQQMWVDYVDSARCVREAWDQTDVGGALMKLVAKLKRELEDRIERLEEQLQVRYEEEVVLDLLASKMELDTWTHREEIRLAQCAKVRWWNHGDKNSWYFHAILNKRKQVRIMEMSLTNGTMLKTPQEIHDGAVKYFMDFLGQSTSVVLSDLGELVSNVISDEDNLRLCSLPTKEEVKQVVFSIPIESSPGPDGFGSGFYRACWDIVCVEVVEAIRNFFKGVPLRRFYIASFVVLIPKMSQPMGFDKFRPISLCSVFYKMCTKVLVARLAPLLPALISSK